Proteins co-encoded in one Gossypium arboreum isolate Shixiya-1 chromosome 11, ASM2569848v2, whole genome shotgun sequence genomic window:
- the LOC108470488 gene encoding cyclic dof factor 1-like isoform X2, producing MSEPKDPAIKLFGKMIPLPEKSPKVATADFSATCADDNTNNDNTDLSCSTNSSPEENKGEEREAEKDTVGAKTTDVEHEVADRKEEEGSKQDDGAPPVTSGESTNLEANSGASDNSKTPSSEKESTALKTSKTEEDQSETSNPQEKTLKKPTKIIPCPRCNSMDTKFCYYNNYNVNQPRHFCKNCQRYWTAGGTMRNVPVGAGRRKNKNSASHYRQVTVSEALQNARIDIPNGVHHTALKANDKTMHNTTRNGFHRPEELKIPVSYKDGENGVECSNGSSVPTSKDEAGKSGLQDQMMQNCQGFPPQMQCYPGALWPYPWNSAQWSSPVPPPPPAFCPPGCYPMPFYPAAAYWGCTVPGTWNGPWHPQPSPSKQSASSSGPDSPTLGKHSRDENMSKPSNSGEEEQVKENNAERSLWIPKTLRIDDPGEAAKSSIWATLGIKNDKSDSIGGGGLFKAFQSKGDERTEVPETSPVLQANPAALSRSINFRESS from the exons ATGTCGGAACCAAAAGATCCGGCGATCAAATTGTTTGGGAAAATGATCCCTTTGCCTGAGAAATCTCCTAAAGTAGCAACAGCGGACTTTAGTGCTACTTGTGCTGATGATAACACCAACAATGATAATACTGATCTTTCTTGTTCTACAAATTCTTCACCAGAGGAAAACAAAGGGGAAGAGAGAGAAGCTGAAAAG GACACTGTGGGAGCCAAAACAACGGATGTTGAACATGAAGTTGCAGATAGAAAGGAGGAGGAGGGATCTAAACAGGATGATGGTGCTCCTCCAGTTACTTCTGGAGAGTCCACAAATTTGGAGGCAAACTCTGGAGCAAGTGACAACTCTAAAACGCCTTCTTCCGAGAAGGAGAGCACTGCTTTAAAAACTTCAAAAACAGAAGAGGATCAAAGCGAGACCAGTAATCCGCAAGAAAAAACCTTGAAGAAACCTACTAAAATTATTCCATGCCCCCGCTGCAACAGCATGGATACCAAGTTTTGTTACTACAACAATTACAATGTCAATCAACCTCGACACTTTTGCAAGAACTGCCAGAGATACTGGACAGCTGGTGGGACCATGAGAAATGTTCCTGTGGGTGCTGGGCGTCGCAAGAACAAGAATTCAGCTTCTCACTACCGTCAAGTAACTGTCTCCGAAGCTCTGCAGAATGCTCGTATCGACATTCCTAATGGAGTCCACCATACAGCACTAAAAGCTAATG ATAAAACAATGCATAATACCACACGGAATGGGTTTCATAGGCCTGAAGAGTTAAAAATTCCTGTCTCTTATAAGGATGGAGAAAATGGGGTTGAGTGTTCAAATGGATCATCTGTCCCGACTTCAAAGGATGAGGCAGGTAAATCTGGGTTGCAAGATCAGATGATGCAGAATTGTCAGGGTTTTCCACCTCAGATGCAATGCTATCCCGGGGCTCTTTGGCCTTACCCCTGGAATTCAGCTCAATGGAGCTCTCCTGTACCTCCACCTCCACCTGCTTTCTGCCCTCCAGGTTGCTATCCGATGCCATTCTATCCTGCAGCTGCTTACTGGGGCTGTACTGTACCAGGCACTTGGAACGGCCCTTGGCATCCTCAGCCTTCCCCTTCAAAGCAATCAGCTTCAAGTTCTGGTCCTGATTCTCCCACCTTAGGAAAACATTCAAGAGATGAGAACATGAGCAAACCAAGCAACTCTGGAGAAGAGGAACAAGTGAAGGAAAATAATGCTGAGAGAAGCCTTTGGATTCCAAAAACATTGAGGATCGATGATCCGGGAGAAGCAGCAAAGAGTTCTATATGGGCGACACTCGGCATTAAGAATGATAAATCCGATTCAATAGGTGGTGGAGGACTGTTCAAAGCATTTCAATCAAAGGGTGATGAAAGGACTGAGGTTCCTGAAACCTCTCCAGTCTTGCAGGCAAATCCAGCAGCATTGTCGAGATCAATAAACTTCCGTGAGAGCTCATAA
- the LOC108470488 gene encoding cyclic dof factor 2-like isoform X1, with translation MSEPKDPAIKLFGKMIPLPEKSPKVATADFSATCADDNTNNDNTDLSCSTNSSPEENKGEEREAEKDTVGAKTTDVEHEVADRKEEEGSKQDDGAPPVTSGESTNLEANSGASDNSKTPSSEKESTALKTSKTEEDQSETSNPQEKTLKKPTKIIPCPRCNSMDTKFCYYNNYNVNQPRHFCKNCQRYWTAGGTMRNVPVGAGRRKNKNSASHYRQVTVSEALQNARIDIPNGVHHTALKANGTVLTFGSDAPLCESMASVLNLADKTMHNTTRNGFHRPEELKIPVSYKDGENGVECSNGSSVPTSKDEAGKSGLQDQMMQNCQGFPPQMQCYPGALWPYPWNSAQWSSPVPPPPPAFCPPGCYPMPFYPAAAYWGCTVPGTWNGPWHPQPSPSKQSASSSGPDSPTLGKHSRDENMSKPSNSGEEEQVKENNAERSLWIPKTLRIDDPGEAAKSSIWATLGIKNDKSDSIGGGGLFKAFQSKGDERTEVPETSPVLQANPAALSRSINFRESS, from the exons ATGTCGGAACCAAAAGATCCGGCGATCAAATTGTTTGGGAAAATGATCCCTTTGCCTGAGAAATCTCCTAAAGTAGCAACAGCGGACTTTAGTGCTACTTGTGCTGATGATAACACCAACAATGATAATACTGATCTTTCTTGTTCTACAAATTCTTCACCAGAGGAAAACAAAGGGGAAGAGAGAGAAGCTGAAAAG GACACTGTGGGAGCCAAAACAACGGATGTTGAACATGAAGTTGCAGATAGAAAGGAGGAGGAGGGATCTAAACAGGATGATGGTGCTCCTCCAGTTACTTCTGGAGAGTCCACAAATTTGGAGGCAAACTCTGGAGCAAGTGACAACTCTAAAACGCCTTCTTCCGAGAAGGAGAGCACTGCTTTAAAAACTTCAAAAACAGAAGAGGATCAAAGCGAGACCAGTAATCCGCAAGAAAAAACCTTGAAGAAACCTACTAAAATTATTCCATGCCCCCGCTGCAACAGCATGGATACCAAGTTTTGTTACTACAACAATTACAATGTCAATCAACCTCGACACTTTTGCAAGAACTGCCAGAGATACTGGACAGCTGGTGGGACCATGAGAAATGTTCCTGTGGGTGCTGGGCGTCGCAAGAACAAGAATTCAGCTTCTCACTACCGTCAAGTAACTGTCTCCGAAGCTCTGCAGAATGCTCGTATCGACATTCCTAATGGAGTCCACCATACAGCACTAAAAGCTAATGGTACTGTTCTGACCTTTGGCTCAGACGCACCCCTCTGTGAATCAATGGCTTCTGTTTTGAACCTTGCAGATAAAACAATGCATAATACCACACGGAATGGGTTTCATAGGCCTGAAGAGTTAAAAATTCCTGTCTCTTATAAGGATGGAGAAAATGGGGTTGAGTGTTCAAATGGATCATCTGTCCCGACTTCAAAGGATGAGGCAGGTAAATCTGGGTTGCAAGATCAGATGATGCAGAATTGTCAGGGTTTTCCACCTCAGATGCAATGCTATCCCGGGGCTCTTTGGCCTTACCCCTGGAATTCAGCTCAATGGAGCTCTCCTGTACCTCCACCTCCACCTGCTTTCTGCCCTCCAGGTTGCTATCCGATGCCATTCTATCCTGCAGCTGCTTACTGGGGCTGTACTGTACCAGGCACTTGGAACGGCCCTTGGCATCCTCAGCCTTCCCCTTCAAAGCAATCAGCTTCAAGTTCTGGTCCTGATTCTCCCACCTTAGGAAAACATTCAAGAGATGAGAACATGAGCAAACCAAGCAACTCTGGAGAAGAGGAACAAGTGAAGGAAAATAATGCTGAGAGAAGCCTTTGGATTCCAAAAACATTGAGGATCGATGATCCGGGAGAAGCAGCAAAGAGTTCTATATGGGCGACACTCGGCATTAAGAATGATAAATCCGATTCAATAGGTGGTGGAGGACTGTTCAAAGCATTTCAATCAAAGGGTGATGAAAGGACTGAGGTTCCTGAAACCTCTCCAGTCTTGCAGGCAAATCCAGCAGCATTGTCGAGATCAATAAACTTCCGTGAGAGCTCATAA
- the LOC108471664 gene encoding receptor-like protein EIX2 codes for MSPVTVTFLMLVFLESFKLSFCARNHNVACIQSERRALLRFKQHLKDPSNRLSSWTKNGDCCRWDGIICSNVSGLVIGLHLGSSRGTRKLGGKLNPALLDLKHLTYLDLSDNDFRQTQIPTWFWNMSSNLYYFNISRNQFQGNIPDLLTMTQPSVLIDLSCNNFTGSLPVLSSNMTAIDFSFNSLSGSMSHFLCHKLNESMKLEILNLGHNLLSGEIPECWKKWSRLVGIKLCDNNFSGKIPGSMGALTLLQSLHVRNNFVVGEIPSSLRHCSELVTVDFGSNQLSGDIPGWMGERLPKLIILSFHSNKFTGTLPEELCALSYLQILDLSHNNLVSEIPSCINNLSAMNSGNKSDDKIFYRTSKGSFFEDILVVMKGRVVNYDTTLKLVKTMDLSDNNLSGEIPEEVTSLAGLQSLNFSHNHLVGRIPYNIGAMTSLECFDLSTNNLSGEIPLTISDLSFLSHLNLSYNKFTGKIPSGTQLQSLNAYSFLGTKLFGPPLSESSTDVRFGTGSGVLKNREDQDKVDWFFLTVELGFLSGFFGAVFLLMLCKSGRSVHFQYVDETGHSLGRIIRKYILK; via the coding sequence ATGAGTCCTGTTACAGTAACTTTCCTAATGTTGGTGTTCTTAGAATCTTTTAAACTAAGTTTTTGCGCCAGAAACCACAACGTGGCTTGTATTCAAAGCGAAAGGCGAGCTCTTTTGAGGTTCAAGCAGCATCTCAAAGATCCTTCAAATCGATTATCCAGTTGGACCAAGAATGGAGATTGTTGCAGATGGGATGGAATTATATGCAGCAATGTGAGTGGCCTTGTTATTGGGCTCCACCTTGGAAGTTCCCGTGGTACCAGAAAATTGGGAGGTAAGTTGAATCCAGCTCTGCTAGATTTGAAACATTTAACTTACTTAGACCTAAGCGACAATGATTTCAGACAAACTCAAATTCCGACCTGGTTTTGGAACATGTCTTCCAATCTATACTACTTCAACATCTCTCGAAATCAGTTCCAAGGCAACATTCCTGATCTACTCACAATGACTCAACCTTCTGTCTTGATAGATCTCAGTTGTAATAACTTTACAGGTTCACTTCCTGTTCTCTCCTCCAACATGACCGCCATAGATTTTTCTTTCAATTCCTTGTCAGGATCAATGTCGCATTTCTTGTGCCACAAGCTGAATGAGTCAATGAAATTGGAAATTCTAAATCTTGGTCATAATCTCCTATCAGGTGAAATACCTGAATGCTGGAAGAAGTGGTCAAGATTAGTAGGGATTAAACTTTGTGACAACAATTTTAGTGGCAAGATTCCAGGGTCCATGGGAGCTTTAACTTTGCTTCAATCTTTACACGTTCGAAACAACTTTGTTGTTGGTGAAATACCCTCATCTTTAAGGCATTGCAGTGAATTGGTTACTGTTGATTTTGGTTCTAATCAACTCTCTGGAGATATTCCAGGGTGGATGGGAGAAAGGTTACCAAAGTTGATAATCTTAAGCTTTCACTCAAACAAGTTTACAGGTACCCTACCTGAAGAACTTTGTGCCCTATCCTATCTGCAAATCCTAGACCTTTCCCACAACAATTTGGTAAGTGAGATACCCAGCTGTATCAACAATCTCAGTGCTATGAACTCGGGAAATAAGTCAGATGACAAAATATTTTATAGAACCTCAAAAGGAAGCTTTTTTGAGGATATTTTAGTTGTGATGAAAGGAAGGGTTGTGAACTATGACACTACTCTTAAATTGGTTAAAACAATGGACCTTTCAGACAATAACTTATCTGGTGAAATCCCTGAGGAGGTGACAAGTCTTGCAGGCCTGCAATCATTGAATTTCTCACATAATCATTTAGTTGGAAGGATCCCTTATAACATAGGAGCAATGACATCATTGGAATGTTTTGATTTGTCAACTAACAATCTTTCTGGTGAAATCCCTCTAACAATCTCAGACCTCTCTTTCTTGAGTCACCTCAACTTGTCCTACAACAAATTTACTGGAAAAATCCCTTCAGGAACTCAGCTGCAAAGCTTGAATGCTTACAGCTTTCTTGGCACCAAGCTCTTTGGGCCACCACTAAGTGAGAGTTCCACTGATGTGAGGTTTGGCACCGGCAGCGGTGTACTGAAAAATCGAGAGGATCAAGACAAAGTTGACTGGTTCTTTCTAACCGTGGAATTGGGATTTTTGTCAGGCTTCTTTGGTGCAGTGTTCTTATTAATGTTGTGCAAGTCAGGGAGATCAGTACATTTTCAATATGTGGATGAGACAGGGCATAGCTTAGGTCGCATTATTAGAAAATATATTCTAAAGTAG
- the LOC108471301 gene encoding probable calcium-binding protein CML46, translating to METSSPNSNYTLFPLIDISMILLFLSLTCYDSFRSFISRYYWSFPQSKHGSSKTSSSNREKTQNYDCPSKEASFNNNKEDCAIVCRKDVEKFMGNLGIFCSLESEELQESYGSDELSRLFEEEEPSLKELKEAFDVFDVNRDGFIDAQELQRVLCILGLKEGLKVDNCNKMIGNFDENRDGRIDFQEFVKFMEHSFC from the coding sequence ATGGAGACATCATCACCAAACTCAAACTATACCCTTTTTCCATTGATTGATATCAGTATGATCTTGTTGTTTCTTAGCTTGACATGTTATGACAGCTTTAGGAGTTTCATCTCCAGATATTATTGGTCTTTCCCACAATCCAAACATGGCAGCTCAAAGACATCATCCTCAAATCGGGAGAAAACCCAGAATTATGACTGTCCAAGCAAAGAGGcttcatttaataataataaggaAGATTGTGCGATAGTTTGCAGAAAAGATGTGGAGAAGTTTATGGGAAATCTGGGAATTTTTTGCAGCCTAGAAAGTGAGGAACTACAGGAATCCTATGGTTCTGATGAGCTTTCCAGGCTGTTTGAGGAAGAAGAGCCAAGCTTGAAAGAGTTGAAGGAGGCTTTTGATGTCTTTGATGTGAACAGAGATGGGTTTATAGATGCACAAGAATTGCAGAGAGTTCTCTGTATTTTGGGTTTGAAGGAAGGTTTAAAAGTGGataattgtaacaaaatgatcGGAAACTTCGATGAAAATAGAGATGGAAGAATAGATTTTCAGGAATTTGTAAAATTCATGGAGCACAGTTTTTGCTGA
- the LOC108471300 gene encoding pentatricopeptide repeat-containing protein At5g39680, with amino-acid sequence MRALKPAGNQVAQVLFKPTTFVHLNHIIKLLKVSSDTNNLILAKILHSHLLVTNQTSTGSNINPLNSLINIYAKSNRISVAQKVFDRMPERNLVSWCSLMAGYLQTGFPLQVLKLFKDMTLVDSLRPNEYIFAVVFSACSDGGKALEGRQCHGYVVKSGLVFHQYVKNALINMYSKFSDVKGAMRVFSLVPGYDVYSYNVVLNGLVQQGFLNEAIQVLERLMGESVEWDSVTYVTVFGLCACLKDLKLGLQVHCRILTSDVELDVFVNSAIINMYGKCGKVINARKTFDWLQVKNVVVWTGIMAAYFQNGCFEEALNLFSEMKINDVSPNGFTFAVMLNSTAGLFALRHGNVLYGEIVKSGFKDHVIVGNALINMYAKCGDIEAASKVFLDMMYRDCITWNAMICGFSHHGLGKEAMALFHDLLAAGECPNYVTFVGVLSACSHLGLVKEGLYYLNQFMRQVGVEPGLEHYTCVVGLLSKAGLLDEAEELLRSIPVELDVIAWRTLLSACHVHRNYGFGRRIAEFVLEMDPNDVGTYTLLSNIYAKAKRWDGVVKIRKLMRERNIKKEPGVSWIEIRNITHVFVSDDCQHPESTQIYEKVKELLARIKPLGYIPDVTAVLHDVEEEQKEDYLSYHSEKLAIAYGLIHAPLEAPIRVFKNLRMCEDCHSAAKLISKLTNSMIIVRDANRFHSFQNGCCSCADYW; translated from the coding sequence ATGCGCGCTCTAAAACCAGCAGGTAACCAAGTGGCGCAGGTTTTATTCAAACCAACTACCTTTGTACACCTTAACCACATAATTAAGCTTCTAAAAGTATCATCTGATACAAACAACTTAATATTAGCCAAAATACTCCATTCCCATTTACTAGTAACCAATCAAACCTCCACTGGATCTAACATAAACCCATTAAACTCCTTAATCAATATCTATGCCAAAAGTAACCGAATTTCGGTTGCCCAGAAAGTGTTCGATAGAATGCCTGAGAGAAACTTGGTTTCTTGGTGTTCCCTTATGGCAGGATATTTGCAAACCGGGTTTCCATTGCAGGTGTTAAAGTTGTTCAAAGATATGACTTTGGTGGATAGTTTGAggcctaatgagtatattttcgcGGTTGTTTTTTCAGCTTGTTCTGACGGTGGGAAGGCTTTAGAGGGTAGACAGTGTCACGGTTATGTGGTCAAGTCCGGGTTGGTTTTTCATCAATATGTTAAGAATGCATTGATAAATATGTATTCAAAGTTTTCTGATGTTAAAGGAGCTATGAGGGTTTTTAGTTTAGTGCCTGGTTATGATGTTTATTCATATAATGTAGTTCTAAATGGACTCGTGCAACAAGGGTTCTTGAATGAAGCGATTCAAGTTTTGGAAAGGCTGATGGGAGAGAGTGTAGAGTGGGATAGTGTAACTTATGTTACTGTCTTTGGACTTTGTGCTTGTCTTAAGGATTTAAAGTTGGGCTTGCAAGTGCATTGTAGGATTTTGACAAGTGATGTGGAGTTGGATGTTTTTGTTAATAGTGCAATCATTAATATGTATGGGAAATGCGGCAAGGTTATCAATGCCAGGAAAACTTTTGATTGGCTCCAAGTTAAAAATGTGGTTGTATGGACTGGAATCATGGCTGCCTACTTTCAAAATGGATGCTTTGAGGAAGCACTAAATCTGTTTTCTGAGATGAAAATTAATGATGTTTCACCTAATGGGTTTACTTTTGCGGTTATGTTAAACTCTACTGCAGGATTGTTCGCACTAAGACATGGAAACGTACTATATGGAGAAATTGTAAAGTCAGGTTTTAAGGACCATGTTATCGTTGGAAATGCTTTGATCAACATGTATGCTAAGTGTGGCGACATTGAAGCAGCAAGTAAAGTTTTTTTAGATATGATGTATCGAGACTGCATTACTTGGAATGCGATGATATGCGGGTTTTCTCATCATGGGCTAGGAAAGGAGGCTATGGCTTTGTTTCATGACTTGTTGGCTGCAGGAGAATGTCCTAACTATGTTACCTTTGTGGGGGTTCTTTCTGCTTGTAGTCATCTTGGTCTAGTAAAAGAAGGTTTATACTACTTGAACCAATTCATGAGACAGGTTGGAGTAGAACCCGGGTTGGAGCACTACACCTGTGTTGTTGGTCTGCTGAGCAAGGCTGGACTTCTTGATGAGGCTGAGGAACTTTTGAGGTCTATACCAGTAGAATTGGATGTCATTGCTTGGCGTACATTGCTCAGTGCCTGTCATGTACATCGGAATTATGGTTTTGGAAGGCGCATAGCAGAATTTGTGTTAGAGATGGACCCTAATGATGTGGGAACATATACACTATTATCTAATATTTATGCAAAGGCAAAGAGGTGGGATGGAGTAGTGAAGATCCGAAAATTGATGAGAGAGAGAAATATCAAGAAAGAACCTGGTGTAAGCTGGATAGAGATAAGAAATAttacccatgtttttgtttcagATGACTGTCAACACCCAGAGTCAACTCAAATTTATGAGAAAGTAAAAGAACTTTTAGCCAGGATTAAGCCACTGGGATATATACCAGATGTTACTGCAGTGTTGCATGATGTGGAGGAAGAGCAGAAGGAAGACTATCTTAGTTATCACAGCGAGAAACTGGCCATTGCATATGGACTCATACATGCTCCCTTAGAGGCACCTATTCGTGTGTTTAAAAACCTTAGAATGTGTGAAGATTGCCACTCAGCTGCAAAACTTATTTCTAAGCTCACAAACAGTATGATCATCGTGAGAGATGCAAATCGCTTCCACAGTTTTCAAAATGGATGCTGTTCATGTGCAGATTACTGGTAA